In one window of Kitasatospora sp. MMS16-BH015 DNA:
- a CDS encoding VOC family protein, translating to MLTTDYVHGAPNWLDLGSPDTSGSATFYGALFGWTFFSAGPEAGGYGFFQQDDRTVAALGPLADPGARASWTVYFAATDADAVTKHVREAGGTVRFEPMDVFTAGRLAGYTDPTGAEFAVWQPGDTHGLDQVTTPVSLCWTELYTADPTGAKAFYREVFGWQEQDVPFGESTYTVLTPASGGTDDGQGGIMPLPPAQTAAGVTSHWLPYFEVTDTDAVLAKAQELGGAVRLPATDAHGVGRFAQLTDPNGAAFAVITSAAPGE from the coding sequence ATGCTCACCACCGACTACGTCCACGGTGCCCCGAACTGGCTCGACCTCGGCAGCCCGGACACCTCCGGCTCCGCCACCTTCTACGGCGCCCTGTTCGGCTGGACCTTCTTCTCGGCCGGCCCGGAGGCCGGCGGCTACGGCTTCTTCCAGCAGGACGACCGCACCGTGGCCGCCCTCGGCCCGCTCGCCGACCCCGGTGCCCGGGCCAGCTGGACGGTCTACTTCGCCGCCACCGACGCCGACGCCGTCACCAAGCACGTCCGCGAGGCCGGCGGCACCGTGCGGTTCGAGCCGATGGACGTCTTCACCGCCGGCCGGCTGGCCGGCTACACCGACCCCACCGGCGCCGAGTTCGCCGTCTGGCAGCCCGGCGACACCCACGGCCTCGACCAGGTCACCACCCCCGTCAGCCTCTGCTGGACGGAGCTCTATACGGCCGATCCGACCGGTGCCAAGGCCTTCTACCGCGAGGTCTTCGGCTGGCAGGAGCAGGACGTCCCGTTCGGCGAGAGCACCTACACCGTCCTCACGCCCGCCTCCGGCGGCACCGACGACGGCCAGGGCGGCATCATGCCCCTCCCGCCCGCCCAGACCGCCGCCGGCGTCACCTCGCACTGGCTCCCGTACTTCGAGGTCACCGACACCGACGCCGTCCTCGCCAAGGCCCAGGAGCTCGGCGGCGCCGTCCGCCTCCCCGCCACCGACGCCCACGGCGTCGGCCGCTTCGCCCAGCTCACCGACCCGAACGGCGCCGCATTCGCCGTCATCACCAGTGCCGCCCCTGGAGAATGA
- a CDS encoding ATP-dependent RecD-like DNA helicase: MAYQQQRQQQTAAAAGADAAVPRQLAQVEGVLERITYANEETGYTVARVDTGRGANDLLTVVGALLGAQPGESLRLYGRWGSHPQYGKQFMVENYTTVLPATVQGIQRYLGSGLIKGIGPRFAERIVTAFGVETLEVIETSPGRLIEVPGLGPKRTKMIAAAWEEQKSIKEVMVFLQGVGVSTSLAVRIFKKYGDSSIGVVKNEPYRLAADVWGIGFLTADKIAQAVGIPHDSPERVKAGLQYALSQSSDQGHCFLPEERLIADGVKLLQVDVGLVIDCLAELVAEEGVVRESVPGEAGEPITAVYLVPFHRAEISLSNQLLRLLRADVDRMPAFAGVDWEVALAWLAERTGAELAPEQRESVRLALTEKVAVLTGGPGCGKSFTVKSIVALALAKKAKVVLAAPTGRAAKRLAELTGAEASTVHRLLELRPGGEAAYDRDRPLDADLVVVDEASMLDLILANKLVKAVAPGAHLLFVGDVDQLPSVGAGEVLRDMLAEGGPIPSVRLTRIFRQAQQSGVVVNAHRINEGKPPVTEGMADFFLFAEEDTERTAGLTVDVVARRIPQKFGLDPRRDVQVLAPMHRGPAGAGNLNTLLQAAVTPGREGLPERRFGGRTFRVGDKVTQIRNNYEKGRNGVFNGTVGVVTSLSVDDQRLTVRTDEDEEVPYDFDELDELAHAYAVTIHRSQGSEYPAVVIPVTTSAWTMLQRNLLYTAVTRAKRLVVLVGSRRAIGQAVRAVSAGRRHSALDHRLSTG; this comes from the coding sequence ATGGCGTACCAGCAGCAGCGGCAGCAGCAGACGGCGGCGGCAGCGGGTGCGGATGCCGCCGTGCCGCGTCAGCTCGCCCAGGTGGAGGGGGTGCTGGAGCGGATCACCTACGCCAACGAGGAGACGGGCTACACGGTGGCCCGGGTGGACACCGGGCGCGGGGCGAACGACCTGCTGACGGTGGTCGGGGCGCTGCTCGGGGCGCAGCCCGGGGAGTCGCTGCGGCTGTACGGGCGCTGGGGGTCGCACCCGCAGTACGGCAAGCAGTTCATGGTGGAGAACTACACGACGGTGCTGCCGGCCACCGTGCAGGGCATCCAGCGGTACCTGGGCTCGGGGCTGATCAAGGGGATCGGGCCGCGGTTCGCGGAGCGGATCGTGACGGCCTTCGGGGTGGAGACGCTGGAGGTGATCGAGACCTCGCCGGGGCGGCTGATCGAGGTGCCGGGGCTCGGGCCGAAGCGGACCAAGATGATCGCGGCGGCTTGGGAGGAGCAGAAGTCCATCAAGGAGGTGATGGTCTTCCTGCAGGGGGTCGGGGTGTCGACCTCCTTGGCGGTGCGGATCTTCAAGAAGTACGGCGACAGCTCGATCGGGGTGGTGAAGAACGAGCCGTACCGGCTGGCGGCGGACGTCTGGGGCATCGGCTTCCTGACGGCCGACAAGATCGCGCAGGCGGTGGGGATCCCGCACGACAGCCCGGAGCGGGTGAAGGCGGGCCTGCAGTACGCGCTCTCGCAGAGCAGTGACCAGGGGCACTGCTTCCTGCCGGAGGAGCGGCTGATCGCGGACGGGGTGAAGCTGCTGCAGGTGGACGTGGGCCTGGTGATCGACTGCCTGGCCGAGCTGGTGGCCGAGGAGGGCGTGGTCCGGGAGAGCGTGCCGGGGGAGGCGGGGGAGCCGATCACGGCGGTCTACCTGGTGCCGTTCCACCGGGCGGAGATCTCGCTGAGCAACCAGCTGCTGCGGCTGCTGCGGGCGGACGTGGACCGGATGCCGGCCTTCGCCGGGGTGGACTGGGAGGTGGCGCTGGCCTGGCTGGCCGAGCGGACGGGGGCCGAGCTCGCGCCGGAGCAGCGGGAGTCGGTGCGGCTGGCGCTCACCGAGAAGGTGGCGGTGCTGACCGGCGGGCCGGGCTGCGGGAAGTCGTTCACGGTGAAGTCGATCGTGGCGCTGGCGCTGGCGAAGAAGGCCAAGGTGGTGCTGGCGGCGCCGACCGGGCGGGCGGCGAAGCGGTTGGCGGAGCTGACCGGGGCGGAGGCCTCGACGGTGCACCGGCTGCTCGAGCTTCGGCCGGGCGGGGAGGCGGCCTACGACCGGGACCGGCCGCTGGACGCGGACCTGGTGGTGGTGGACGAGGCCTCGATGCTCGACCTGATCCTGGCGAACAAGCTGGTGAAGGCGGTGGCGCCGGGGGCGCACCTGCTCTTCGTGGGGGACGTGGACCAGCTGCCCTCGGTGGGGGCGGGCGAGGTGCTGCGGGACATGCTGGCCGAGGGCGGCCCGATCCCCTCGGTGCGGCTGACCCGGATCTTCCGGCAGGCGCAGCAGTCCGGGGTGGTGGTGAACGCGCACCGGATCAACGAGGGCAAGCCGCCGGTGACGGAGGGGATGGCCGATTTTTTCCTGTTCGCCGAGGAGGACACCGAGCGCACCGCTGGGTTGACCGTGGACGTGGTGGCGCGGCGGATCCCGCAGAAGTTCGGCTTGGATCCGCGGCGGGACGTGCAGGTGCTGGCGCCGATGCACCGGGGGCCGGCCGGGGCGGGGAACTTGAACACGCTGTTGCAGGCCGCGGTGACGCCGGGCCGGGAGGGTCTGCCGGAGCGCCGCTTCGGCGGCCGGACCTTCCGGGTAGGTGACAAGGTCACACAGATCCGCAACAACTACGAGAAGGGGCGGAACGGGGTCTTCAACGGCACGGTCGGCGTGGTCACGTCACTGAGCGTGGACGACCAGCGGTTGACGGTGCGCACCGACGAGGACGAGGAGGTGCCGTACGACTTCGACGAGCTGGACGAGCTGGCGCACGCCTACGCGGTCACGATCCACCGTTCGCAGGGGAGCGAGTACCCGGCGGTGGTGATTCCCGTCACCACCTCGGCCTGGACGATGTTGCAGCGGAACCTGCTCTACACGGCCGTGACGAGGGCGAAGCGACTGGTTGTGCTCGTCGGCTCACGCAGAGCGATCGGCCAGGCTGTCAGGGCGGTAAGTGCAGGTCGGCGGCACTCTGCGCTTGATCATCGGCTGTCGACTGGATGA
- a CDS encoding citrate synthase: MRKSVSENSQAAVVLRYQDGEYEYPVVESTAGNAGFDISKLLPQTGLVTLDNGFGNTAAYKSAITFVDGDNGILRYRGYPIEQLAEQGSFIETAYLLINGELPNAEQLQAFNAEITQHTLLHEDVKRFYQGFPRDAHPMAMLSSVVGALSTFYQDSHNPFDAAQRHLSTVRLLAKLPTIAAYAYKKSIGQPFVYPRNDLSYVENFLRMTFAVPAEDYELNPVIVNALDKLLILHADHEQNCSTSTVRLVGSSHANQFASISAGISALWGPLHGGANQAVLEMLEQIQKDGGDVDSFITKVKNREDGVKLMGFGHRVYKAFDPRAAQVKILAHEVLGQLGKSDELLEIALKLEEHALNDDFFVSRKLYPNVDFYTGLIYRAMGFPTSMFTVLFALGRLPGWIAHWHEMINDPTSRIGRPRQIYTGVEIRDYVKLGER; encoded by the coding sequence GTGAGGAAGAGCGTGAGCGAGAACAGTCAGGCCGCAGTAGTACTGCGGTACCAGGACGGCGAGTACGAGTACCCCGTCGTCGAGAGCACTGCGGGCAACGCCGGCTTCGACATCTCGAAGCTGCTCCCGCAGACCGGCCTGGTCACCCTGGACAACGGCTTCGGCAACACCGCTGCCTACAAGTCCGCGATCACCTTCGTCGATGGTGACAACGGCATCCTGCGCTACCGCGGCTACCCGATCGAGCAGCTGGCCGAGCAGGGCAGCTTCATCGAGACCGCGTACCTCCTGATCAACGGCGAGCTGCCGAACGCCGAGCAGCTTCAGGCTTTCAACGCCGAGATCACCCAGCACACCCTGCTGCACGAAGACGTGAAGCGCTTCTACCAGGGCTTCCCGCGCGACGCGCACCCGATGGCGATGCTGTCCTCCGTGGTCGGCGCGCTCTCCACGTTCTACCAGGACAGCCACAACCCGTTCGACGCGGCCCAGCGCCACCTGTCGACCGTGCGCCTGCTGGCCAAGCTCCCGACCATCGCGGCCTACGCGTACAAGAAGTCGATCGGCCAGCCGTTCGTCTACCCGCGCAACGACCTGAGCTACGTCGAGAACTTCCTCCGGATGACCTTCGCCGTCCCGGCCGAGGACTACGAGCTCAACCCGGTGATCGTCAACGCGCTCGACAAGCTGCTGATCCTGCACGCGGACCACGAGCAGAACTGCTCGACCTCCACCGTCCGCCTGGTCGGCTCCAGCCACGCCAACCAGTTCGCCTCGATCTCGGCCGGCATCTCGGCGCTCTGGGGCCCGCTGCACGGCGGTGCCAACCAGGCCGTGCTGGAGATGCTGGAGCAGATCCAGAAGGACGGCGGCGACGTCGACTCGTTCATCACCAAGGTGAAGAACCGCGAGGACGGCGTGAAGCTCATGGGCTTCGGTCACCGCGTCTATAAGGCCTTCGACCCGCGCGCCGCGCAGGTCAAGATCCTCGCCCACGAGGTGCTCGGCCAGCTCGGCAAGTCCGACGAGCTGCTCGAGATCGCCCTCAAGCTGGAGGAGCACGCGCTCAACGACGACTTCTTCGTCTCGCGCAAGCTCTACCCGAACGTGGACTTCTACACCGGCCTGATCTACCGCGCCATGGGCTTCCCGACCAGCATGTTCACCGTGCTGTTCGCCCTCGGCCGGCTGCCGGGCTGGATCGCCCACTGGCACGAGATGATCAACGACCCGACCAGCCGGATCGGCCGTCCGCGCCAGATCTACACCGGCGTCGAGATCCGCGACTACGTGAAGCTCGGCGAGCGCTGA
- a CDS encoding SDR family NAD(P)-dependent oxidoreductase, producing the protein MARADARNIVVTGGGTGIGFEVARRFVAQGERVVIVGRRRSVLEQAAIELGPDVTPLACDLADPDDVEAALASLPARIDVLVNNAGSRETVIGAGPHAVLARWRGDFERNVLTVVLLTESVRDRLTPGTGRVITVSSIAALRGAGSYGAAKASLHAWNHFLAAQLGAAGITANIVAPGTVSGTEFFGSRLDEAEVSRRAARTLLGRIGEPGEVAGAVVFLASEDARFITGEILHCNGGELLGR; encoded by the coding sequence ATGGCCAGGGCAGACGCCAGGAACATCGTCGTCACGGGCGGTGGCACCGGGATCGGGTTCGAGGTGGCCCGCCGGTTCGTCGCCCAGGGTGAGCGGGTGGTCATCGTCGGTCGCCGCCGGTCCGTCCTGGAGCAGGCCGCGATCGAGCTCGGCCCGGACGTCACCCCGCTCGCCTGCGACCTGGCCGACCCGGACGACGTGGAGGCCGCCCTCGCCTCGCTGCCGGCCCGGATCGACGTGCTGGTCAACAACGCCGGCAGCCGGGAGACCGTGATCGGGGCCGGCCCGCACGCCGTACTGGCCCGCTGGCGCGGGGACTTCGAGCGGAACGTGCTCACCGTCGTGCTGCTCACCGAATCCGTCCGGGACAGACTGACCCCCGGCACCGGCCGGGTGATCACCGTCTCCTCCATCGCCGCCCTGCGCGGGGCCGGCTCCTACGGCGCCGCCAAGGCCTCCCTGCACGCCTGGAACCACTTCCTGGCCGCCCAGCTCGGCGCCGCCGGGATCACCGCCAACATCGTGGCCCCCGGCACCGTCTCTGGCACCGAGTTCTTCGGGTCCCGGCTCGACGAGGCCGAGGTCTCCCGCCGGGCCGCCCGCACCCTGCTCGGCCGGATCGGCGAGCCGGGCGAGGTGGCCGGGGCGGTGGTCTTCCTGGCCTCCGAGGACGCCCGGTTCATCACCGGCGAGATCCTGCACTGCAACGGCGGCGAGCTGCTCGGGCGTTAG
- a CDS encoding cation-translocating P-type ATPase, producing MTGTTTEAPGGQVELAIGGMTCASCAARIEKKLNRLDGVAATVNYATEKARVEYGPGVSVAELIATVEKTGYTAELPPPPEPVETPEPAAEPDPLRERLLISAVLTVPVVLLSMVPALQFDNWQWLAFALTGPVVVYGGLPFHRAAWTNLKHGAATMDTLVSLGTLAAFGWSVWALFLGHAGHTGLRHEFALTAQPGTASSMLYLETAAAVTTLILLGRWLEARAKRSAGAALRALLGLGAKEVTVLAGGRETRLPLARLAVGDRFLVRPGEKIATDGVVVEGSSAVDASMLTGEATPVEVTVGSAVTGATVNAGGRLVVEAARVGADTQLARMAELVERAQSGKAAAQRLADRISAIFVPVVILIALGTLVGWLLTGGTPAEAFIAAVAVLIIACPCALGLATPTALLVGTGRGAQLGILIKGPEVLETTRRVDTVVLDKTGTVTTGRMTLVAVHTAEGTTETEALRLAGAVEHASEHPVGTTVAEAAAKRLGALPPVTEFRATPGRGVSALVEGHRVTAGRGLRLSTGTPATAPTPDGPAPGSTDALPSALRAAQTAAEAAGRTTVPVGWDGAVRALLVVSDTLKPTSAEAVARLRALGLRPVLLTGDHRGAAEAVAAELGITEVIAEVLPEEKVAAVRRLQAEGRSVAMVGDGVNDAAALAQADLGLAMGTGTDAAIEAADLTLVGGDPRAAADAIRLARRTLATIKGNLFWAFAYNVAAVPLAAAGLLNPVVAGAAMACSSLFVVSNSLRLRRFRAA from the coding sequence ATGACCGGCACCACCACCGAGGCCCCCGGCGGCCAGGTCGAGCTCGCCATCGGCGGGATGACCTGCGCCTCCTGCGCGGCCCGGATCGAGAAGAAGCTCAACCGCCTGGACGGCGTCGCCGCGACGGTCAACTACGCGACCGAGAAGGCCCGGGTTGAGTACGGCCCCGGGGTGAGCGTGGCCGAGCTGATCGCCACCGTGGAGAAGACCGGCTACACCGCCGAGCTCCCGCCCCCGCCCGAGCCGGTGGAGACCCCGGAGCCCGCAGCAGAACCCGATCCTCTTCGGGAACGGCTGCTGATCAGCGCCGTCCTCACCGTCCCCGTGGTGCTGCTCTCGATGGTCCCGGCCCTCCAGTTCGACAACTGGCAGTGGCTGGCCTTCGCCCTCACCGGGCCGGTCGTGGTCTACGGCGGGCTGCCGTTCCACCGCGCCGCCTGGACCAACCTCAAGCACGGCGCCGCGACCATGGACACCCTGGTCTCGCTCGGCACCCTGGCCGCCTTCGGCTGGTCCGTCTGGGCGCTCTTCCTCGGCCACGCCGGGCACACCGGCCTGCGGCACGAGTTCGCGCTCACGGCGCAGCCCGGCACCGCCTCCTCGATGCTCTACCTGGAGACGGCCGCCGCCGTCACCACGCTGATCCTGCTGGGCCGCTGGCTGGAGGCCCGTGCCAAGCGAAGCGCCGGCGCCGCCCTGCGCGCCCTGCTCGGCCTCGGCGCCAAGGAGGTCACCGTGCTCGCCGGCGGCCGGGAGACCCGGCTGCCACTGGCCCGGCTGGCCGTGGGCGACCGCTTCCTGGTCCGGCCCGGCGAGAAGATCGCCACCGACGGCGTGGTGGTCGAGGGCAGCTCGGCGGTGGACGCCTCGATGCTCACCGGCGAGGCCACCCCGGTCGAGGTCACCGTCGGCAGCGCCGTCACCGGCGCCACCGTCAACGCGGGCGGCCGCCTGGTGGTCGAGGCCGCCCGGGTCGGCGCCGACACCCAGCTGGCCCGGATGGCCGAGCTGGTCGAGCGGGCCCAGAGCGGCAAGGCCGCCGCCCAGCGGCTGGCCGACCGGATCTCGGCGATCTTCGTGCCCGTGGTGATCCTGATCGCGCTCGGCACCCTGGTTGGCTGGCTGCTCACCGGCGGCACGCCCGCCGAGGCGTTCATCGCGGCCGTCGCGGTGCTGATCATCGCCTGCCCCTGCGCCCTCGGGCTGGCCACCCCGACCGCCCTGCTGGTCGGCACCGGGCGCGGCGCCCAGCTCGGCATCCTGATCAAGGGCCCGGAGGTCCTGGAGACCACCCGCCGGGTCGACACCGTGGTGCTCGACAAGACCGGCACCGTCACCACCGGCCGGATGACGCTGGTCGCCGTACACACCGCCGAGGGCACCACCGAGACCGAGGCCCTCCGCCTGGCCGGCGCCGTCGAGCACGCCTCCGAGCACCCGGTCGGCACCACCGTCGCCGAGGCCGCCGCCAAGCGCCTCGGCGCGCTCCCCCCGGTCACCGAGTTCCGCGCCACGCCCGGCCGGGGCGTCAGCGCCCTGGTCGAGGGCCACCGGGTCACCGCCGGCCGCGGCCTCCGGCTCAGCACCGGCACCCCGGCCACCGCCCCCACCCCGGACGGTCCGGCCCCCGGCTCCACCGATGCCCTCCCGTCGGCCCTGCGCGCCGCCCAGACGGCCGCCGAGGCCGCCGGCCGCACGACGGTGCCGGTCGGCTGGGACGGCGCCGTCAGGGCCCTCCTGGTCGTCTCGGACACCCTGAAGCCCACCAGCGCCGAGGCCGTCGCCCGGCTCCGGGCGCTCGGGCTGCGGCCGGTGCTGCTCACCGGCGACCACCGGGGCGCCGCCGAGGCGGTGGCGGCGGAGCTGGGGATCACCGAGGTGATCGCCGAGGTCCTGCCCGAGGAGAAGGTGGCGGCCGTCCGCCGGCTCCAGGCCGAGGGCCGCTCGGTGGCCATGGTCGGCGACGGGGTCAACGACGCCGCCGCGCTCGCCCAGGCCGACCTGGGCCTGGCGATGGGCACCGGCACCGACGCGGCGATCGAGGCGGCCGACCTCACCCTGGTCGGCGGCGACCCGCGCGCGGCGGCCGACGCGATCCGCCTGGCCCGCCGCACCCTGGCCACCATCAAGGGCAACCTCTTCTGGGCCTTCGCCTACAACGTGGCCGCCGTCCCGCTGGCCGCCGCCGGACTGCTCAACCCGGTGGTGGCGGGGGCCGCGATGGCCTGTTCCTCGCTCTTCGTGGTCAGCAACAGCCTCCGGCTGCGCCGCTTCCGGGCCGCCTGA
- a CDS encoding heavy-metal-associated domain-containing protein, whose protein sequence is MSSTVTYTVSGMSCGHCEKAITAEVSDLPGVTEVAADAAAGTVTVSSQAPLDEEALRAAVDEAGYELVGRAA, encoded by the coding sequence ATGTCCAGCACCGTCACCTACACCGTCAGCGGCATGAGCTGCGGCCACTGCGAGAAGGCGATCACCGCCGAGGTCTCCGACCTCCCCGGCGTCACCGAGGTGGCCGCCGACGCCGCGGCCGGTACGGTGACCGTCTCCTCCCAGGCCCCGCTGGACGAGGAGGCGCTGCGCGCCGCCGTCGACGAGGCCGGCTACGAGCTCGTCGGCCGGGCCGCCTGA
- a CDS encoding PP2C family protein-serine/threonine phosphatase, with amino-acid sequence MPRIRRAQAPTAPKASSLSPARRERAILATDLQDLSLARRAAPAVLSIIAVTLADLVSGQDRYLAPLMVVVPSIAALTLRPLELLLVCFAGFLSLLGLSHYDRMDNLHDGRFLFGALLSYGALTLVSAWVARLRMRRAAEFAAVSSVAEAAQRALLSSPGPTVGPLRLAVRYVSAADAARIGGDLYSVLDTPHGTRALVGDVRGKGLGAVQTAAVVLGAFREAAYDENGLLRVAERIEASVERHVPDGEFTTALFAEFGAAGASVELLHYGHVPPMLVSREGTVTVLEAPDPWVPLGLGRLASGRPASLAQPFGPQDVLVLCTDGVVEARHHHSGEFYPLAERAGVLVRGAARSAAELEAAVGRLFSDLLVHTGGELGDDALLLLITWDGRDWARP; translated from the coding sequence GTGCCCCGGATCAGACGCGCCCAGGCGCCCACGGCTCCCAAGGCGAGCTCGCTGTCCCCGGCCCGGCGGGAGCGCGCCATCCTGGCGACCGACCTGCAGGACCTCTCGCTCGCCCGCAGGGCCGCCCCGGCGGTGCTGTCGATCATCGCCGTCACCCTGGCGGACCTGGTCTCCGGCCAGGACCGCTACCTCGCACCGCTGATGGTCGTGGTGCCCTCGATCGCCGCGCTGACGCTGCGCCCGCTCGAGCTGCTGCTGGTCTGCTTCGCCGGCTTCCTCTCGCTGCTCGGCCTCTCGCACTACGACCGGATGGACAACCTGCACGACGGCCGCTTCCTGTTCGGCGCGCTGCTCAGCTACGGCGCGCTGACCCTGGTGAGCGCCTGGGTGGCCCGGCTGCGGATGCGGCGGGCGGCGGAGTTCGCCGCCGTCAGCTCGGTGGCCGAGGCCGCCCAGCGGGCACTGCTCAGCAGCCCCGGGCCGACGGTCGGGCCGCTGCGGCTCGCGGTGCGGTACGTGTCGGCGGCCGACGCGGCCCGGATCGGCGGTGACCTGTACTCGGTGCTCGACACCCCGCACGGCACCCGGGCGCTGGTCGGCGACGTCCGGGGCAAGGGGCTGGGGGCGGTGCAGACGGCGGCCGTGGTGCTGGGCGCCTTCCGGGAGGCCGCGTACGACGAGAACGGGCTGTTGCGGGTCGCCGAGCGGATCGAGGCCAGCGTGGAGCGGCACGTGCCGGACGGGGAGTTCACCACGGCGCTGTTCGCGGAGTTCGGCGCGGCGGGTGCGAGCGTGGAGCTGCTGCACTACGGGCACGTGCCGCCGATGCTGGTGAGCCGGGAGGGCACCGTCACCGTGCTGGAGGCCCCGGACCCGTGGGTGCCGCTCGGGCTCGGCAGGCTCGCCAGCGGGCGGCCGGCGAGCCTGGCCCAGCCGTTCGGGCCGCAGGACGTGCTGGTGCTCTGCACCGACGGCGTGGTCGAGGCGCGGCACCACCACTCCGGCGAGTTCTACCCGCTGGCGGAGCGGGCGGGCGTCCTGGTCCGGGGCGCCGCCCGCTCCGCGGCCGAGCTGGAGGCGGCGGTCGGGCGGCTCTTCTCGGACCTGTTGGTGCACACCGGCGGGGAGCTCGGCGACGATGCCCTGCTGCTGCTCATCACCTGGGACGGGCGGGACTGGGCCAGGCCCTGA
- the dhaL gene encoding dihydroxyacetone kinase subunit DhaL has protein sequence MDIPLALAWIRATAAAVEREQARLTELDSAIGDGDHGSNLARGFAAVLPALDALAPASVGAVLTKTGTTLISRVGGASGPLYGSAFRAMGKALPGEHATPAEFAAALTEALEAVRGLGGATEGDKTLIDAWSPAATAFAAHQADPFATAAKAAAEAAAHGAEATTPLQARKGRASYLGPRSIGHQDPGATSTALLFRCLAEAAT, from the coding sequence ATGGACATCCCCCTCGCCCTCGCTTGGATCCGCGCCACGGCCGCCGCCGTCGAGCGCGAGCAGGCCCGCCTCACCGAGCTGGACTCCGCGATCGGCGACGGCGACCACGGCAGCAACCTCGCCCGCGGCTTCGCCGCCGTGCTGCCGGCCCTGGACGCCCTCGCCCCCGCCTCGGTCGGCGCCGTCCTCACCAAGACCGGCACCACCCTGATCTCCAGGGTGGGCGGCGCCTCCGGCCCGCTCTACGGCTCCGCCTTCCGCGCCATGGGCAAGGCCCTCCCCGGGGAGCACGCCACCCCGGCCGAGTTCGCCGCCGCCCTCACCGAGGCCCTGGAGGCCGTCCGCGGGCTCGGCGGCGCCACCGAGGGCGACAAGACCCTGATCGACGCCTGGTCACCCGCCGCCACCGCCTTCGCCGCCCACCAGGCCGACCCCTTCGCCACCGCCGCGAAGGCCGCCGCCGAAGCCGCCGCCCACGGCGCCGAGGCCACCACCCCGCTCCAGGCCCGCAAGGGCCGCGCCTCCTACCTCGGCCCCCGCAGCATCGGCCACCAGGACCCGGGCGCCACCTCCACCGCCCTGCTCTTCCGCTGCCTCGCCGAGGCAGCCACCTGA
- the dhaK gene encoding dihydroxyacetone kinase subunit DhaK translates to MKKLINSPETVLADALAGFAAAHPELTVDAEQRVISRPARPGVTKVAVVSGGGSGHEPLHGGFVGPGMLDAACPGEVFTSPVPDQVLAAAQAVHSGAGVLLVVKNYTGDVLNFRLAAELAEEEGIETRTVLVDDDVAVEDSTYTAGRRGTGATVVVEKAVGALAERGAKLAEVAALGERVNAASRSFAIALTAATVPAAGRPGFDLPEDEIEVGVGIHGEPGRRRERLRPARELAAEVVETVLADHHLTAGDQVIALVNGLGGTPLLELYLVYGEVAARLAERGITIARNLVGNYVTSLDMAGFSLTLTKADPELLDLWDAPVATPALRWS, encoded by the coding sequence GTGAAGAAGTTGATCAACAGCCCGGAGACCGTGCTCGCCGACGCGCTGGCCGGATTCGCCGCCGCGCACCCGGAGTTGACGGTCGATGCGGAGCAGCGGGTGATCAGCCGCCCGGCCCGGCCCGGGGTCACCAAGGTGGCCGTGGTCTCCGGCGGCGGCTCGGGCCACGAGCCGCTGCACGGCGGCTTCGTCGGCCCGGGGATGCTCGACGCCGCCTGCCCGGGCGAGGTGTTCACCTCCCCCGTGCCGGACCAGGTGCTGGCCGCCGCGCAGGCCGTGCACAGCGGGGCCGGGGTGCTGCTGGTGGTCAAGAACTACACCGGTGACGTGCTCAACTTCCGGCTGGCCGCCGAGCTGGCCGAGGAGGAGGGCATCGAGACCCGCACCGTCCTGGTCGACGACGACGTGGCGGTGGAGGACTCCACCTACACCGCCGGCCGGCGCGGCACCGGCGCCACCGTGGTGGTCGAGAAGGCGGTCGGCGCGCTGGCCGAGCGCGGCGCGAAGCTCGCCGAGGTGGCCGCCCTCGGCGAGCGGGTCAACGCCGCCTCCCGCTCCTTCGCGATCGCGCTGACCGCCGCCACGGTGCCCGCCGCAGGCCGGCCCGGCTTCGACCTCCCCGAGGACGAGATCGAGGTCGGCGTCGGCATCCACGGCGAGCCGGGCCGGCGCCGCGAGCGGCTGCGCCCGGCCCGCGAGCTCGCCGCCGAGGTGGTCGAGACCGTGCTGGCCGACCACCACCTGACCGCCGGCGACCAGGTGATCGCCCTGGTCAACGGCCTCGGCGGCACCCCGCTGCTCGAGCTGTACCTGGTGTACGGCGAGGTCGCCGCCCGGCTCGCCGAACGCGGCATCACCATCGCCCGCAACCTGGTCGGCAACTACGTCACCAGCCTCGACATGGCCGGCTTCTCGCTCACCCTCACCAAGGCCGACCCCGAGCTGCTCGACCTCTGGGACGCCCCCGTGGCCACCCCCGCCCTCCGCTGGTCCTGA